The Candidatus Omnitrophota bacterium nucleotide sequence TCTTGCCTCAATATTTACAGCTGCTTTTACCGGCAAAGGGGTTAAAAACTCCTCTTTTGACCAGTCTACAGGAAACTCTGTCTGGCTACCTTGTGCATCCAGCTTTTGCGCAAAGTAGCCTTTTTCATTAAGTAAAGTTACGGCAATAAGCGGCACGCCTAAATCCGCGCAGGATTTTAGAGTATCTCCTGCCAGAACTCCCAATCCACCGCTATAAGTAGGCATCCTGGGGTCAAATCCCGCTTCCATTGTAAAATATGCGATCTTTCTTTTCTCTAGCTCTTGTTTATTCATCTTCTTCTACCTCAAATCAACATCAGTAGACATTACAATTGCTCAAAATAGTTATAAACATGCAATGCAATCTTAGCGATAAATTCCTTTGATGGAGCGCTTGTAGAATTCGCGTGTTTCGTTAATACCACAATAATAAAATCGCCTTTATGGGTAAATACTAATCCTACATCATGGCAGATACCGCGTTCTAGACCAGTCTTGTGAGCAAGCAGAGTTTCAACTGGTAGATATTTTGATAGACGATCATTAATCCGTTGCAACTTCAGAAGCTTTATACATTTTTCAGAAATATCCTTATTTACCAGGACTCGTCTATATATATTCTCCAGTATCAGAGCCATATCTTCTGCTGTCGTATAATTCTCAAGCCCGGCATCCCTTGATTTATAATCGGCTATCTTTCGCGAAAGCTCGGTGTTTTTCAACCCAAATGCCTCAAATGAATTATTCAAATAATCAATACCAACCATATTGGTAAGTATATTGGTTGCGGTGTTATCGCTGTCATAAATCATAAGGCCGATGAGCCTCTCCACGCTGAAAGTGG carries:
- a CDS encoding class A beta-lactamase-related serine hydrolase, producing MKAKNIFLFILIIVVLSVGAYFGRQYYARFQKTQQQRLLYEARKAAWQDLQQRIKSEIDHFKGETGIVIKDLETGWGLSCEKDKLFPSASLAKIPLMAACFLAADQGRIKLDRNVALKSTDKLTGSGVLKDMPAGTTFSVERLIGLMIYDSDNTATNILTNMVGIDYLNNSFEAFGLKNTELSRKIADYKSRDAGLENYTTAEDMALILENIYRRVLVNKDISEKCIKLLKLQRINDRLSKYLPVETLLAHKTGLERGICHDVGLVFTHKGDFIIVVLTKHANSTSAPSKEFIAKIALHVYNYFEQL